A window of the Nitrosococcus wardiae genome harbors these coding sequences:
- a CDS encoding DUF3341 domain-containing protein has protein sequence MNKKPVIYGFMAEFRTANHLLEAAKRARKENYRKVDAYTPFPVEGLSEALGFRSNKIALITLIGGLIGGIGGYFLQYYSAVIDYPFNTGGRPYHSWPVFIIPTFELTILCAALAAFFSMLLLNGLPKLYHPVFNVKDFDLATRNRFFLCILSSDPLFDDFRTWQFLEELNPLHIHKVAA, from the coding sequence ATGAATAAGAAACCAGTGATTTATGGCTTTATGGCAGAATTCAGAACAGCGAATCACCTGTTAGAAGCCGCTAAAAGGGCTCGGAAGGAAAATTATCGAAAAGTAGATGCTTATACCCCCTTTCCCGTGGAAGGATTGAGTGAAGCATTAGGATTTCGAAGCAATAAGATAGCTTTGATTACTCTAATTGGAGGTTTAATAGGGGGTATCGGGGGCTACTTTCTCCAATATTATTCAGCAGTGATTGACTATCCTTTCAACACGGGGGGGCGCCCTTATCACAGCTGGCCCGTCTTTATCATTCCTACCTTTGAACTAACTATATTATGTGCAGCTCTGGCGGCATTCTTCAGTATGTTGTTATTGAATGGATTGCCTAAACTTTACCATCCTGTTTTTAATGTGAAGGATTTTGACTTAGCCACACGCAATCGATTTTTCTTGTGTATTTTATCCAGTGATCCTCTCTTTGATGATTTCCGAACTTGGCAATTTCTTGAAGAATTGAATCCCCTTCATATTCATAAAGTGGCAGCGTAA
- the coxB gene encoding cytochrome c oxidase subunit II: protein MERFAPFLKGASSLSDSFDVLFLVLLSLCSVVAFSITFLAIFFAIKYRHSSGANRAKIRKGRAIEFAWIFVPLGLFLVIFVWAANLYIEIFAPPQEDAALKITVVGKQWMWKVQHPGGKREINELHVPRGDTVQLDMISKDVIHSFFVPAFRIKHDVLPHGSISIWFHPTETGEYYLFCAEYCGTGHSRMVGRIIVMEPSAYAQWLQE from the coding sequence ATGGAACGTTTTGCACCATTTTTGAAAGGGGCATCCAGCTTATCAGATTCTTTTGATGTCCTCTTCTTAGTACTGCTTTCGCTGTGCAGTGTGGTGGCTTTTAGCATTACTTTTTTGGCCATATTTTTTGCGATTAAATATCGCCATTCTTCTGGGGCGAATCGAGCCAAAATTCGTAAAGGAAGAGCAATAGAATTTGCTTGGATCTTTGTTCCCTTGGGGCTTTTCTTAGTCATTTTTGTCTGGGCCGCGAATCTTTATATAGAGATTTTTGCGCCACCTCAGGAAGATGCCGCCTTGAAGATCACGGTGGTCGGTAAACAGTGGATGTGGAAAGTACAGCATCCTGGAGGGAAGAGAGAAATTAATGAACTCCATGTGCCGCGTGGTGATACCGTGCAGCTTGATATGATTTCAAAAGATGTCATTCATAGTTTTTTTGTGCCGGCATTTCGCATTAAACATGATGTATTACCTCATGGCTCTATATCCATTTGGTTTCACCCTACAGAAACAGGAGAATATTATCTTTTTTGCGCTGAATATTGCGGGACGGGTCATTCTCGGATGGTAGGACGGATTATCGTTATGGAACCTTCTGCATATGCGCAGTGGTTACAGGAATGA
- a CDS encoding glycosyltransferase family 2 protein, which produces MTHSELPIISIVTPSFNQGEFVVDTVRSVFEQRYPKLEYIFMDGGSTDNTLERIAPYRDHFSHFQSGPDEGQSAAIAKGFSLSSGEIMAYLNSDDMLLPGTLNFVADYFRRHHEVDCLYGHRCIINEVNEVVGHWILPRHSSFLMRRWDLIPQESCFWRRRLFEQKGNIDARFCFAMDYDLFVRYMDIGRFRRVNRFLAAFRVHQNAKTTTQLATIGKEEMARVQQHNNIRLPPLVGDFFSLWVQLRSAFFIRRKEYFPGLSPGLNFNLDELWGYSNKSLRKI; this is translated from the coding sequence GTGACTCATTCTGAACTTCCAATTATCAGTATTGTGACGCCCTCGTTTAATCAGGGTGAATTCGTGGTGGATACCGTGCGCTCAGTATTTGAGCAGCGTTACCCGAAATTAGAATATATTTTTATGGATGGTGGCTCTACTGATAATACCCTGGAACGGATCGCCCCCTATCGCGATCATTTTTCCCATTTCCAGTCAGGACCAGATGAAGGGCAAAGTGCGGCTATTGCTAAGGGCTTTAGCTTGAGCTCTGGTGAAATCATGGCTTATTTAAACAGTGATGATATGCTTTTACCTGGTACACTTAATTTCGTTGCCGATTATTTCCGTCGTCATCATGAAGTGGACTGCCTTTATGGGCATCGCTGTATTATCAACGAAGTGAATGAGGTTGTTGGACACTGGATTTTACCCCGGCATAGTAGCTTTCTGATGCGGCGTTGGGATCTCATTCCCCAGGAATCTTGTTTTTGGCGCCGTCGTTTATTTGAACAAAAAGGAAATATTGATGCAAGATTTTGTTTTGCCATGGACTATGATTTATTTGTTCGTTATATGGATATTGGTAGATTCCGGCGTGTCAACCGGTTTCTCGCTGCTTTCCGTGTTCACCAAAATGCCAAAACCACAACCCAGTTGGCAACTATCGGCAAGGAAGAGATGGCGCGTGTGCAACAACATAATAATATTAGGTTACCGCCCTTGGTAGGGGATTTTTTTTCTCTATGGGTACAATTGCGATCGGCCTTTTTTATACGAAGAAAAGAATATTTTCCGGGCTTGTCTCCTGGACTAAACTTTAATTTAGATGAATTATGGGGATATTCAAACAAGTCTCTAAGAAAGATATAA
- a CDS encoding cytochrome c3 family protein — MSPMPAIGKPVEQPVPFSHEHHVQDDGIDCRYCHTSVEKSSFAGMPSTEICMTCHSQIFTEAPVLAPVRASFQERKPLRWKRIHDLPDFVYFNHSIHIHKGIGCVSCHGPVNKMPLTWRAKPLTMEWCLGCHREPERFVRPRKYVFDMDWKPREDQRVLGKRLVEKYNIQSKTDCSTCHR, encoded by the coding sequence ATGTCTCCCATGCCAGCTATAGGTAAGCCCGTTGAACAACCTGTCCCTTTTAGTCATGAGCATCATGTGCAAGATGACGGCATTGATTGCCGCTACTGCCACACTTCTGTAGAGAAATCTTCTTTTGCTGGCATGCCTTCAACCGAAATTTGCATGACCTGTCATTCCCAGATCTTTACGGAAGCACCAGTATTAGCACCGGTAAGAGCAAGTTTTCAGGAAAGAAAACCGCTGCGTTGGAAGCGCATCCATGATCTGCCCGATTTTGTATACTTTAATCATAGTATTCATATTCATAAAGGTATTGGCTGTGTTTCTTGCCATGGTCCGGTGAATAAAATGCCCCTCACCTGGCGCGCTAAGCCTCTCACGATGGAATGGTGTCTAGGTTGCCATCGAGAGCCGGAGCGCTTCGTACGACCACGCAAGTATGTCTTTGATATGGATTGGAAACCAAGGGAGGATCAAAGGGTATTGGGAAAGAGGTTAGTGGAAAAATATAACATTCAGTCTAAGACCGATTGCTCAACTTGTCACCGTTAA
- a CDS encoding glycosyltransferase family 4 protein — MRILHFYKTYFPDTVGGVEQVIYQIARGVSAYNLETEILTLTKTKTEGTLFIDNHLVHRVKLDFQVASTSFSVSALLKFVQLAKQVDLIHYHFPWPFMDVVHFLSLVKKPAVVTYHSDIIRQKFLFNLYRPLMHCFLAHVDRIVATSPNYFATSRVLDRYQTKTQVIPIGLDKTSYPEIRSELLRRWQARVGNRFFLFVGMIRYYKGLHILLDAVQGTDFPVVILGSGPVEKELIEHAERLGLGNIYFLGALCDEDKVALIKLSLAIVFPSHLRSEAFGISLLEGAMFGKPMISSEIGTGTSYINIDNETGLVVPPSDPRAFREAMAFIWQNPEIAAKMGKNAEARYWQLFTSEQMAVNYINLYKQLLVEKTTH; from the coding sequence ATGCGGATCTTGCACTTTTATAAAACTTATTTTCCAGATACAGTGGGAGGTGTTGAGCAAGTTATTTACCAAATTGCTCGTGGTGTTTCTGCTTATAACCTTGAAACAGAAATTCTTACCTTAACCAAAACCAAAACTGAAGGAACGCTCTTTATTGATAACCACCTTGTTCATCGTGTTAAACTTGATTTTCAGGTGGCATCAACCAGTTTCTCTGTCTCAGCCCTGTTAAAATTTGTTCAATTAGCCAAACAAGTCGATTTGATTCATTATCATTTTCCTTGGCCATTCATGGATGTTGTGCATTTTCTTTCACTGGTCAAGAAACCGGCTGTTGTTACTTACCACTCTGATATTATCCGGCAGAAATTTCTATTTAATCTTTATCGGCCACTCATGCATTGCTTTTTGGCTCATGTGGACCGAATTGTAGCAACATCTCCCAATTATTTTGCCACCAGTCGGGTATTGGATCGTTATCAGACTAAAACTCAAGTAATCCCCATAGGCTTGGATAAAACTTCTTATCCTGAAATAAGATCAGAATTACTTCGGCGCTGGCAAGCACGGGTCGGTAACCGATTTTTCTTGTTTGTGGGAATGATTCGCTACTACAAAGGTTTGCATATTCTTCTAGATGCCGTTCAGGGTACTGATTTTCCGGTGGTTATTTTGGGTTCTGGGCCTGTTGAGAAAGAATTGATAGAGCATGCAGAGCGTTTGGGTTTAGGAAATATTTACTTTCTTGGAGCCCTATGTGATGAAGATAAGGTGGCGCTGATTAAACTGAGCCTGGCTATCGTATTTCCCTCCCATCTTCGCTCTGAAGCCTTTGGAATTTCTTTGTTGGAAGGCGCCATGTTCGGCAAACCGATGATATCCAGTGAGATCGGCACAGGTACTAGCTATATCAATATCGATAACGAGACTGGCTTGGTGGTACCGCCTAGCGACCCCCGCGCATTTAGAGAGGCCATGGCGTTTATCTGGCAGAATCCTGAGATTGCAGCAAAAATGGGAAAAAATGCTGAGGCTCGCTATTGGCAGTTGTTTACCTCGGAACAGATGGCTGTTAACTACATTAATCTCTATAAACAATTGCTTGTAGAAAAAACTACCCACTAG
- a CDS encoding IS5 family transposase, with amino-acid sequence MQPSFFDLDDRYKKLNERDALIGLDKLIDWEGFRETLQRCREKARKSAAGRKGFDVVLMFKALVLQDLYNLSDEELEFQIRDRYSFCRFLGLTPEDRVPDAKTIWLFREQLTEKGLIKALFEDFEWQLEEKGFKAKKGQIVDASLVSAPIQRNSREENTQIKRGEIPQRFEANPHVKRQKDVEARWTEKNGQKHDGYKDHLVIDNEYKLIRNFEVTSAEVHDSQVFFELLSENTSKEVWADSAYRSEENEWMLKAGGYRSQVHRKGYRNRPLNKRAQQSNRRKSRIRARVEPVFGSMENEMGGLFLRVIGLARAKTKIGLMNLVYNLKRCVSLCRRGLSAA; translated from the coding sequence ATGCAACCCAGTTTTTTTGATTTAGACGATCGCTATAAGAAGTTAAACGAGCGGGACGCTTTGATCGGGCTTGATAAGCTCATCGACTGGGAAGGGTTTCGGGAAACCTTGCAGCGATGCCGAGAGAAGGCGAGGAAAAGTGCTGCGGGCAGGAAAGGCTTTGACGTGGTACTGATGTTCAAGGCACTGGTGCTGCAAGACCTTTATAATTTGAGCGATGAAGAGTTAGAGTTTCAGATCCGCGACCGCTACAGCTTCTGTCGTTTTCTGGGGCTTACCCCCGAAGACCGGGTGCCGGATGCCAAGACGATTTGGCTGTTCCGAGAACAACTGACGGAAAAGGGGTTAATCAAAGCGCTTTTTGAAGACTTTGAGTGGCAACTAGAGGAGAAAGGTTTCAAGGCGAAGAAGGGCCAGATTGTCGATGCCAGCCTGGTGAGTGCCCCCATCCAGCGCAACAGCCGTGAGGAGAATACCCAAATCAAACGGGGCGAAATACCCCAACGTTTTGAGGCCAACCCCCACGTGAAGCGGCAGAAAGACGTAGAGGCGCGCTGGACTGAGAAGAATGGACAGAAACACGACGGTTACAAAGATCACCTGGTCATCGACAACGAATACAAACTGATCCGCAATTTTGAGGTGACCTCCGCTGAAGTGCATGACTCCCAAGTATTTTTTGAGTTATTGAGTGAGAACACCTCCAAGGAGGTGTGGGCCGACAGTGCCTACCGCAGCGAAGAGAATGAATGGATGCTCAAAGCCGGGGGTTATCGCAGCCAGGTTCACAGAAAAGGCTATCGCAACCGGCCGCTCAACAAGCGAGCGCAACAGAGCAACCGCAGAAAATCGCGAATACGTGCCCGCGTTGAACCTGTCTTTGGTTCGATGGAAAATGAGATGGGGGGCCTCTTTCTCCGGGTGATAGGCTTGGCACGGGCCAAAACCAAAATCGGATTGATGAACCTGGTCTACAACCTCAAGCGTTGTGTCAGCCTTTGCAGGAGAGGTCTATCCGCCGCATGA
- a CDS encoding glycosyltransferase family 2 protein encodes MKPLITVAVPSYNQGGYLEQALVSIFSQPLPIEVFVMDGGSSDHSLAVIRKWEHLLAGWRSHPDQGQAGAINEGIARGQAPFVCWLNSDDWLLPKGLTHLCKVLQQSSGVPAAYGRSWNFVEKKKKFRPVWVEPFSENRLALRCIISQPATLIRRSVWEALGGVNENFYLAMDYDLWWRLFKNFGPLHFVDRFIAVNRDHRATKTKTQRRLHYREAIGVVRQHYGRVPLKWWLYQPYAIWLKALLR; translated from the coding sequence GTGAAACCATTAATCACGGTGGCAGTACCTTCATACAATCAAGGTGGCTACCTTGAGCAGGCTTTAGTCTCTATCTTTAGTCAGCCATTGCCTATTGAGGTATTTGTGATGGATGGTGGTTCTAGCGATCATTCCCTCGCGGTGATTCGCAAATGGGAACACCTTCTAGCTGGCTGGCGTAGCCATCCTGATCAAGGACAAGCTGGGGCTATCAATGAGGGGATCGCACGGGGGCAAGCGCCTTTTGTGTGCTGGCTTAACAGCGATGATTGGCTGCTACCGAAAGGCTTAACCCATTTGTGTAAGGTATTGCAGCAATCTTCAGGAGTTCCGGCGGCTTATGGGCGCTCATGGAATTTTGTTGAAAAAAAGAAAAAATTTAGACCCGTTTGGGTGGAACCTTTTAGCGAAAACCGCCTGGCGTTACGCTGCATTATTTCTCAGCCTGCAACGCTGATCAGGCGTTCTGTTTGGGAAGCTCTAGGCGGTGTTAATGAAAATTTTTATCTGGCGATGGACTATGATTTATGGTGGCGCCTATTTAAAAACTTTGGACCGTTACACTTTGTAGACAGATTTATTGCCGTGAACCGGGATCATAGAGCGACCAAAACAAAGACTCAGCGGCGTTTGCATTATCGAGAAGCTATTGGAGTTGTTCGCCAACATTATGGGCGTGTCCCTTTAAAATGGTGGCTTTATCAACCTTATGCGATCTGGCTTAAAGCATTACTCAGGTAG
- the nrfD gene encoding NrfD/PsrC family molybdoenzyme membrane anchor subunit, translating to MKKEKYDGADIEKPKLPLVKGHYGYASITDKLSDLVLTRPVHRGWVVGFGIAFVLTLLFFYAIGYLFAVGVGVWGVDIPVAWGWAITNFVWWIGIGHAGTFISAILLLLRQEWRTAINRFAEAMTIFAAGIAAIFPILHLGRPWFFYWLVPYPNTMELWPQWRSPLVWDFFAIGTYLLVSLIFWYMGLIPDLATLRDRANTRFRQIVYGLLALGWRGEARHWHRYETAYLLLAGLATPLVVSVHSIVALDFAYGNTPGWHSTIFPPYFVAGALFSGFAMVLTLAIPLRAFFKLQDFITERHLDHAAKVLLATGFIVAYSYLIEIFMAWYSGNEYELSTILDRFYGPYAPLYWATIICNVLAIQPLWFQRVRVNVLALFAISIIINVGMWLERFMIIVTSLHRDFLPAAWGMFYPTGWDWAHLVGSLGLFAALFFLFIRLLPALSIYEMRELIFDKKRKIDE from the coding sequence ATGAAAAAGGAAAAATATGATGGCGCAGACATAGAAAAACCGAAGCTTCCCTTGGTTAAAGGGCACTATGGCTACGCTTCTATTACCGACAAACTCAGTGATCTAGTTCTTACCCGGCCGGTACACCGTGGGTGGGTCGTCGGCTTTGGAATCGCTTTTGTCCTTACCCTGTTATTTTTTTATGCCATTGGGTACTTGTTCGCTGTCGGTGTGGGGGTTTGGGGAGTGGATATCCCCGTGGCTTGGGGCTGGGCGATTACCAATTTTGTCTGGTGGATTGGAATCGGCCATGCAGGGACATTTATTTCCGCTATTCTTTTGTTGCTGCGTCAAGAATGGCGCACGGCGATTAATCGTTTTGCGGAAGCTATGACCATTTTTGCGGCTGGTATTGCTGCCATCTTTCCCATTTTACATCTAGGGCGGCCTTGGTTTTTTTATTGGCTAGTTCCTTATCCCAACACGATGGAGCTATGGCCCCAATGGCGCAGTCCTTTAGTCTGGGATTTCTTTGCGATTGGTACCTACCTTCTTGTTTCCTTAATCTTCTGGTATATGGGGTTAATTCCCGATCTAGCTACTTTGCGGGATCGGGCAAACACCCGCTTTCGCCAGATTGTCTATGGTCTCCTTGCGCTCGGCTGGCGTGGTGAAGCTCGCCATTGGCATCGCTATGAAACGGCTTATTTGTTATTGGCAGGGTTGGCCACGCCCTTGGTGGTTTCTGTGCACAGCATCGTAGCGCTAGATTTTGCATATGGGAATACGCCAGGATGGCATTCTACGATTTTTCCTCCTTATTTTGTCGCGGGAGCGCTTTTCTCCGGTTTTGCCATGGTATTGACTTTAGCGATTCCACTGCGTGCCTTCTTTAAGCTGCAAGATTTTATTACCGAACGGCACCTTGACCATGCCGCGAAAGTTTTATTGGCGACAGGATTCATTGTCGCCTATAGTTATTTGATAGAGATTTTCATGGCCTGGTACAGTGGCAACGAATATGAACTCTCTACGATTTTAGATCGTTTCTATGGCCCCTATGCCCCCCTTTACTGGGCAACCATTATTTGCAATGTTTTAGCCATTCAACCACTATGGTTCCAGCGCGTTCGAGTAAATGTACTGGCGTTGTTTGCCATCAGCATCATCATCAATGTTGGGATGTGGTTAGAGCGCTTTATGATTATTGTCACTAGCCTCCATCGCGATTTTCTGCCTGCTGCTTGGGGAATGTTTTATCCTACGGGCTGGGACTGGGCTCACCTTGTCGGTTCTCTAGGATTATTTGCGGCGCTATTTTTCTTGTTCATTCGTCTTTTACCCGCCCTCTCGATTTATGAGATGCGGGAACTCATTTTTGATAAAAAGAGGAAAATAGATGAATAA
- a CDS encoding TAT-variant-translocated molybdopterin oxidoreductase produces MARSDAKPLDLAAIRTRLANSQGRNFWKSLEELAGSEEFERFLYQEFPYFRELSETSISRRDFMRLMGASLALAGLSGCSPPIEEILPYVWAPEEVVPGESLFFATAMPLDGFATGVLVESRMGRPTKVEGNPQHPASLGSTDIFGQASVLQLWDPDRPKAVNYQGKFSTWEAFLATMDGKLKTFERNGGEGLYLLTQTVTSPTLASQLQAVGNRFPRAHWHHYQPVGYDNQYEGTRLAFGEALETRYHLDQAKVILSLDADFLSLPPGHLRYARDFAKRRRVDPDPISQAAMNRLYVAEGTPTITGAMADHRFSLRAGQVGALAGRLARELGIAAPEIEEALPLPERWIAALVNDLKQHQGESLIVVGEMQPPFVHALGHAMNLALGNAGTTLTYTAPVVFNPLSQSQSLRRLVADMAAGEVDTLIMLGGNPAYSTPADLAFAEHLSKVNLSVYLGLYKDETAVHSHWFIPNTHYLENWSDARAFDGTVSILQPLIAPLYQGKSAHELLAVLLGQGNRSSYDIVRAYWQKRWPESEIQDTWEKALHRGFIEGTGLQPKPVKLKNDFLKAIARAQSRVKETAGMEIIFMPDPTIWDGQFANNGWLQELPKPITKLTWDNAALISPGTAEKRGLANEEVIELHYQGRKVLAPVWIVPGHSDEAVTVTLGYGREQTGQVGAGTGFNANALRTSDAPWFDRGLEIIKTNKRYPLATTQHHHRMEGREIVRAATLAEFQENSDFADQEIPSGSLYPDFEYPVYAWAMTINQSTCIGCSACVVACQAENNIPVVGKEQVTLGREMHWLRIDRYYSGTLEDPQTYFQPVPCMQCEKAPCEPVCPVEASIHDSQGINVQVYNRCVGTRFCSNNCPYKVRRFNFLQYAKDTPGLAAQRNPEVTVRMRGVMEKCNYCLQRISNARIEAEIEGRRIRDGEVLTACQAACPTEAIIFGDQNDPNSQVRESQNSPLNYALLAELNVKPRTTYLAKLTNPNPKINQND; encoded by the coding sequence ATGGCGAGATCGGATGCAAAGCCCTTGGATTTAGCTGCAATCCGAACACGGCTTGCCAATAGTCAGGGGCGCAATTTTTGGAAAAGCTTAGAAGAACTAGCAGGTAGTGAAGAATTCGAACGCTTTTTATATCAAGAATTTCCCTACTTCCGTGAGCTGAGTGAAACTTCGATCAGCCGGCGAGATTTTATGCGGCTGATGGGGGCCTCCTTGGCCTTGGCCGGGCTGAGCGGCTGCAGTCCTCCGATAGAAGAGATCTTGCCCTATGTATGGGCACCAGAGGAAGTCGTGCCAGGTGAATCCCTGTTTTTTGCCACCGCTATGCCTCTGGATGGTTTTGCTACCGGGGTTTTAGTGGAAAGCCGGATGGGCCGTCCCACCAAAGTTGAGGGGAACCCCCAGCATCCAGCCAGTTTAGGGAGTACGGATATCTTTGGGCAGGCCTCAGTACTACAATTGTGGGACCCTGATCGGCCCAAGGCGGTGAATTATCAGGGGAAATTTAGCACTTGGGAAGCTTTTCTGGCGACCATGGACGGTAAGCTTAAAACCTTTGAGCGCAATGGGGGCGAAGGTCTTTATTTACTGACTCAAACTGTTACCTCGCCTACCCTAGCTTCTCAGTTGCAAGCAGTGGGCAATCGTTTCCCCCGCGCCCATTGGCACCACTACCAACCGGTGGGGTACGATAATCAGTATGAGGGTACCCGTTTAGCATTTGGGGAAGCTCTGGAAACGCGCTACCATCTGGACCAGGCAAAAGTAATCCTCTCCCTAGATGCCGATTTCCTGAGTTTGCCGCCGGGTCATTTACGTTATGCTCGAGATTTTGCAAAGCGGCGGCGGGTTGACCCTGATCCTATTAGCCAAGCGGCAATGAATCGCCTTTACGTGGCGGAAGGGACCCCCACGATCACTGGGGCCATGGCAGATCATCGTTTTTCCCTGCGGGCGGGCCAAGTAGGTGCGTTGGCCGGGCGGCTTGCCCGGGAACTGGGGATTGCCGCGCCAGAAATAGAAGAAGCTCTGCCCCTCCCTGAGCGATGGATTGCCGCTTTAGTAAACGATTTAAAGCAACACCAGGGAGAATCACTCATTGTCGTGGGGGAGATGCAGCCTCCCTTTGTTCACGCCCTGGGCCATGCGATGAATTTGGCATTGGGAAATGCGGGAACTACACTGACTTATACGGCCCCCGTGGTCTTCAACCCCTTAAGCCAAAGCCAATCGCTACGCCGCCTGGTCGCAGATATGGCGGCCGGCGAAGTGGATACGTTGATTATGCTGGGGGGAAACCCCGCCTATAGCACTCCGGCCGATTTGGCGTTTGCTGAACACCTTTCCAAAGTGAATTTATCAGTTTACCTAGGATTGTATAAAGATGAAACTGCCGTTCATAGTCACTGGTTTATTCCCAATACCCACTACTTGGAGAATTGGAGCGATGCCCGGGCTTTCGACGGTACGGTCAGTATCTTGCAGCCGCTCATTGCGCCTCTTTATCAAGGAAAGTCAGCCCATGAACTATTAGCCGTGTTGCTCGGCCAAGGAAATCGAAGTAGTTATGACATTGTGCGGGCATATTGGCAAAAGCGGTGGCCAGAATCTGAAATCCAAGATACTTGGGAAAAAGCGCTGCATAGAGGTTTTATCGAAGGAACAGGGTTACAGCCAAAACCCGTGAAGCTAAAAAACGATTTTCTTAAGGCTATTGCAAGGGCACAGTCTAGAGTGAAGGAAACTGCAGGTATGGAAATTATTTTCATGCCGGATCCTACGATTTGGGATGGACAATTTGCCAATAATGGCTGGTTGCAGGAATTGCCTAAACCGATCACCAAGCTTACTTGGGATAATGCCGCCCTGATTAGCCCCGGGACGGCAGAGAAGAGGGGGCTTGCTAATGAAGAGGTAATAGAGCTTCATTATCAGGGGCGGAAAGTGCTGGCGCCTGTCTGGATCGTGCCGGGCCATTCTGATGAGGCGGTCACGGTAACTTTGGGCTATGGTCGTGAGCAAACAGGTCAAGTAGGAGCGGGAACCGGTTTTAATGCCAACGCTTTACGCACCTCCGATGCGCCTTGGTTTGATAGGGGCTTAGAAATTATCAAGACTAACAAGCGCTATCCTCTAGCTACTACGCAACACCATCATCGTATGGAAGGGCGGGAGATTGTTCGAGCGGCCACTCTTGCCGAGTTCCAAGAAAATTCTGATTTTGCGGATCAGGAGATCCCCTCGGGAAGTCTTTATCCGGATTTCGAATATCCTGTCTATGCCTGGGCCATGACAATTAATCAGAGCACCTGTATTGGTTGTAGCGCCTGTGTCGTGGCTTGCCAAGCAGAAAACAATATCCCGGTAGTCGGTAAGGAACAGGTTACCCTAGGGCGGGAGATGCATTGGTTGCGCATCGATCGGTACTACAGCGGAACTCTGGAAGATCCGCAAACTTATTTTCAACCGGTGCCTTGCATGCAGTGCGAGAAAGCACCCTGCGAGCCCGTCTGTCCAGTGGAGGCAAGTATCCATGACTCCCAGGGAATTAATGTTCAAGTCTACAATCGGTGCGTTGGGACCCGCTTTTGTTCTAATAACTGCCCTTATAAGGTGAGACGCTTTAATTTTCTACAATATGCTAAGGATACGCCAGGTTTAGCAGCCCAGAGGAATCCTGAAGTTACAGTGCGCATGCGTGGGGTGATGGAAAAATGCAACTATTGCCTGCAACGGATCAGCAATGCCCGCATTGAGGCTGAGATAGAAGGCCGACGCATTCGAGATGGTGAAGTGCTGACAGCTTGCCAGGCAGCTTGTCCTACGGAAGCCATCATTTTTGGCGATCAGAATGATCCTAACAGTCAGGTTAGAGAATCCCAGAATTCACCGCTCAACTATGCTCTGTTGGCAGAACTTAATGTCAAGCCACGAACCACTTATCTAGCTAAATTGACCAACCCAAACCCTAAAATAAACCAAAATGACTGA
- a CDS encoding c-type cytochrome, whose translation MGAVLIYGCENVMRDMYDQPKYKPLEKSEFFPDEQSARPLVAGTIARAAGGFASPSSGREGIKEIYTEAREIDPVQGDIPFPLTLQILRRGQERYNIYCTPCHGMAGYGNGKVVRRGFPPPPSYHSARLRSIPDSYFYNVITQGFGHMFSHANRVEPRDRWAIVAYIRALQLSQNIQLSEKQRRQLLEVQ comes from the coding sequence ATGGGTGCTGTTCTGATTTATGGTTGCGAAAACGTCATGCGGGATATGTATGACCAGCCAAAATATAAGCCATTAGAGAAGAGCGAGTTTTTTCCCGATGAACAATCGGCTCGGCCATTGGTAGCCGGTACTATTGCGCGTGCTGCTGGAGGATTTGCCAGCCCATCCAGTGGCAGAGAGGGGATAAAGGAAATCTATACCGAAGCAAGGGAGATAGATCCGGTCCAGGGGGATATCCCTTTTCCTCTCACTCTTCAGATCTTACGGCGTGGACAGGAACGTTACAATATTTACTGTACTCCTTGCCATGGTATGGCGGGGTATGGCAATGGAAAGGTGGTGCGCCGTGGATTTCCCCCGCCGCCTTCTTATCATTCGGCACGATTGCGCAGCATACCGGATTCATATTTCTACAATGTCATAACACAAGGTTTTGGCCATATGTTCTCTCATGCTAATCGTGTAGAACCTCGAGATCGCTGGGCTATTGTAGCCTATATTCGTGCTCTGCAATTAAGCCAGAACATACAATTGTCGGAAAAACAGCGGCGCCAACTATTGGAAGTCCAATGA